A genomic stretch from Kribbella jejuensis includes:
- a CDS encoding glycosyltransferase family 4 protein, protein MGAQDTAQTKGQIEVAQIVTRFIAGAGGVALRGVLPLDPARYRVTIITGQGGPLTDRAAAAGMRVLIEPSLVSPLSPNDDRRALRQLTALCAAGRYDVVHTHSAKAGALGRLAAHRAGVPRIVHTYHGFPFHQFQNPLRRTAYIAIERRLARITDDVLAIGTGVATEALRLGLATPSTLRTVTPVVESVTVPQTEASRKAARAELGIGPAVPLVGTVGRIDYQKAPEHLIAAIAALRHTDAVAVWIGSGPGENEARALVRRMGLEERFLFAGERSDVPQLLPAFDVFAMASRYEGLPCAVVEAMRCGLPVVATAVNSVPDLVVPGESGILVPPGRPPLLAEAIDELLADRGKAQRMARRGQAAAGSTYDAESLAEVLDQVYSAGRSGALVTS, encoded by the coding sequence ATGGGTGCCCAGGACACGGCACAGACCAAGGGGCAGATCGAGGTCGCGCAGATCGTGACCCGGTTCATCGCCGGGGCCGGTGGGGTCGCGTTGCGCGGTGTCCTGCCGCTCGACCCGGCCCGCTACCGGGTCACGATCATCACCGGGCAGGGCGGCCCGCTCACCGACCGCGCGGCCGCGGCCGGGATGCGGGTCCTGATCGAACCATCGCTGGTCTCACCGCTGTCCCCGAACGACGACCGCCGGGCGCTGCGGCAACTGACCGCGTTGTGCGCGGCCGGCCGGTACGACGTCGTCCACACGCACAGCGCGAAGGCCGGCGCGCTCGGCCGGCTCGCCGCACATCGCGCCGGCGTGCCGCGGATCGTGCACACCTACCACGGCTTCCCGTTCCACCAGTTCCAGAACCCGTTGCGGCGTACGGCGTACATCGCGATCGAACGGCGGCTCGCGCGGATCACCGACGACGTACTCGCCATCGGTACCGGGGTCGCGACCGAGGCCCTGCGGCTCGGACTCGCGACACCAAGCACACTGCGCACCGTCACGCCCGTCGTGGAGTCGGTGACCGTACCGCAGACGGAGGCCTCCCGGAAGGCGGCCCGGGCCGAGCTCGGAATCGGCCCGGCCGTCCCCCTGGTCGGCACCGTCGGCCGGATCGACTACCAGAAGGCTCCGGAACACCTGATCGCCGCGATCGCCGCACTGCGGCACACCGACGCCGTCGCGGTCTGGATCGGCTCGGGGCCAGGTGAGAACGAGGCTCGCGCCCTGGTCCGCCGGATGGGGCTCGAGGAGCGGTTCCTGTTCGCCGGCGAGCGGTCCGACGTACCGCAGCTGCTGCCGGCCTTCGACGTGTTCGCGATGGCGAGCCGGTACGAGGGTCTGCCCTGCGCGGTGGTGGAGGCAATGCGCTGCGGTCTGCCGGTGGTGGCGACCGCGGTCAACTCGGTGCCCGACCTGGTCGTCCCCGGCGAGAGCGGGATCCTCGTTCCGCCAGGGCGTCCGCCGCTGCTGGCCGAAGCCATTGACGAACTGCTCGCCGATCGTGGGAAGGCCCAACGAATGGCCCGGCGCGGGCAGGCAGCAGCCGGCAGCACGTACGACGCGGAGAGCCTGGCCGAGGTGCTCGATCAGGTGTACTCCGCCGGACGGTCCGGGGCGCTGGTGACGTCATGA